From one Bombyx mori chromosome 5, ASM3026992v2 genomic stretch:
- the LOC101743772 gene encoding potassium/sodium hyperpolarization-activated cyclic nucleotide-gated channel 1, protein MFDSSLKHACMLPKPPHYLNLYPTAGFLKRQIYKYRNLTLPVEWHHGSAQFIRSQMALRLEWDRQVALNNWLIWHPYSTIKFYWDFYFVLITFAAMGYMPMQVFHGCPDPYDYFILYADAIAFINVIICFITGYLDEGHKKIILEPKLIIKQYLKTNFIFDLIGCLPLQMIQPFHDCRYPSHTIFLIFKLFRLVALDYQSVNLLNQLGLSYITKEFLSVVVQIVMFFHWMAYIHYQMPAFCVNLYAMDDYLQRWMNRFAVNTGIPMFQKYTINLFYVCSLCVGAGYYTPLEGHSLLRMIQTTAISLTGLIFLTYAFMKLLRLTMYQQFEVNVFYGRYKELRDYMNLKKLPTCLQRKIDHFINYKYNGHYFNERHILDTINEQIKQDINMYSCKTLMDNVPLFRDMPVALINSMIFSLKRKFYMPGQMVVKYGQPGRSFYLISSGTLTVLDSKDKEMAHLRDGSYFGEGAILRPGILRKATIIALEITEIYKFTAEDFQECLRPYPHYKKQLEETAARAAARSQSS, encoded by the exons atgttTGATTCAAGTTTAAAGCATGCTTGCATGCTTCCAAAGCCCCCACATTATCTCAACCTGTATCCGACTGCTGGATTTTTGAAGCGTCAG atttacaaatatcGAAATCTAACACTACCGGTCGAATGGCATCACGGCAGTGCCCAGTTCATCAGAAGCCAGATGGCATTGAGGCTTGAATGGGATCGGCAGGTCGCCTTAAATAACTGGTTAATTTGGCATCCCTACAGCACTATCAAGTTTTATTGGGACTTTTACTTTGTGTTAATTACATTCGCTGCCATGGGGTATATGCCGATGCAGGTATTTCATGGCT GTCCGGATCCCTACGATTATTTCATCTTATACGCCGATGCGATCGCATTTATTAATGTGATAATATGCTTTATCACCGGGTACCTAGACGAAGGACACAAAAAGATCATTCTAGAACCGAAGTTGATCATCAAACAATATTTGAAGACCAATTTCATTTTCGACCTCATCGGTTGCCTGCCGTTACAAATGATCCAGCCATTCCACGATTGCCGTTATCCGTCGCACACAATATTCCTCATTTTCAAACTATTCCGGCTCGTTGCTCTGGACTATCAAAGCGTGAACCTCTTGAATCAACTAGGCTTGTCGTACATAACGAAAGAATTCCTTTCTGTTGTGGTGCAGATCGTAATGTTTTTCCACTGGATGGCCTATATACATTATCAAATGCCAGCTTTCTGCGTTAATCTGTACGCAATGGACGACTACTTGCAGCGCTGGATGAATAGATTTGCGGTCAACACCGGCATTCCGATGTTTCAGAAGTACACGATCAATCTCTTCTACGTTTGCAGTTTGTGCGTGGGCGCAGGGTATTACACGCCCCTCGAAGGCCACTCGCTACTTAGAATGATCCAGACCACAGCGATAAGTTTGACCGGTCTGATTTTCCTTACGTACGCCTTCATGAAGCTGCTCCGTCTGACTATGTACCAGCAGTTCGAGGTGAACGTATTTTACGGTAGATACAAGGAGCTACGGGACTACATGAACCTAAAAAAGCTCCCGACTTGTCTACAGAGGAAGATCGATCActtcattaattataaatacaacggacattattttaatgaacgaCACATTTTGGATACAATCAACGAACAAATCAAGCAGGACATAAACATGTACAGTTGCAAGACGTTGATGGATAATGTTCCGCTGTTCCGGGATATGCCTGTCGCTTTGATTAACAGCATGATATTTAGCTTGAAACGGAAGTTCTATATGCCGGGacag ATGGTGGTGAAGTACGGTCAGCCCGGAAGATCGTTTTATTTGATCTCTTCTGGTACCCTTACGGTATTAGACTCGAAGGACAAAGAG atGGCCCATTTAAGGGACGGTTCGTACTTCGGCGAGGGAGCTATACTACGACCCGGTATATTAAGGAAGGCGACAATAATAGCCCTAGAGATAACTGAAATATACAA GTTCACAGCGGAAGATTTTCAGGAATGTTTACGTCCATATCCACACTACAAGAAGCAGCTGGAGGAGACGGCCGCTCGTGCGGCTGCGAGGAGCCAGAGCTCTTGA